A region of Paraburkholderia sp. BL23I1N1 DNA encodes the following proteins:
- a CDS encoding xanthine dehydrogenase family protein subunit M, with product MKSAPFTWHRPESVARAVELLSTLNNARIVAGGQTLMPMLAMRYAYVDHLVDVNAIPGLDGITLEGDEVCVGALVRQRDIEQSPLIQQYAPLMVEAYRLVGHIQTRNRGTFVGSVCNLDPASEQPALAEIFNATIVAVGPGGVRRIPFQEFARGFMTTSIEPDEMVTQIRLRIWNQPHGYAFEEFARRHGDFAIVGAAAMVSVDVNHTITRADAVLCGMGSKPCRLQLDDILQGQQPSAGLAKAAASRASWIDALSDTSASAAYRKRLAWTVTERALGRAFARALNAS from the coding sequence ATGAAGTCAGCACCCTTTACCTGGCACCGTCCGGAAAGCGTGGCGCGTGCCGTTGAGCTACTCTCCACGCTGAACAACGCACGCATCGTCGCTGGCGGACAGACGCTGATGCCGATGTTGGCCATGCGCTACGCGTATGTGGACCACCTGGTCGACGTGAACGCGATACCTGGCCTCGACGGGATAACGTTGGAAGGCGACGAGGTCTGCGTCGGCGCATTGGTTCGCCAGCGGGATATCGAGCAATCTCCTTTGATTCAACAATACGCACCGCTGATGGTGGAGGCCTATCGATTGGTCGGCCATATTCAGACGCGCAATCGAGGCACTTTTGTCGGAAGCGTTTGCAATCTCGATCCGGCCTCGGAGCAGCCCGCTCTTGCCGAAATCTTCAATGCGACCATCGTCGCCGTGGGACCCGGTGGAGTGCGGCGCATCCCATTTCAAGAATTCGCGCGCGGCTTCATGACTACTTCGATCGAGCCGGACGAAATGGTGACGCAAATTCGCCTTCGTATCTGGAATCAGCCACACGGATATGCGTTCGAGGAATTCGCGCGCAGACATGGGGACTTCGCAATCGTCGGCGCCGCGGCCATGGTGTCGGTCGACGTAAATCACACAATCACGCGCGCTGATGCAGTCCTGTGCGGGATGGGCAGCAAACCTTGTCGTCTGCAGCTCGACGACATCCTCCAGGGACAGCAGCCCAGCGCCGGTCTGGCAAAGGCAGCAGCCAGCAGAGCAAGCTGGATTGACGCCCTTAGCGACACGAGCGCCAGTGCCGCATATCGGAAACGTCTCGCGTGGACCGTGACCGAGCGTGCGCTTGGGCGCGCGTTCGCTCGCGCCTTGAACGCAAGCTGA
- a CDS encoding thiolase family protein, whose translation MSVTSGLRSVSVVGTGMIRFGRFPEVSLSQLAAPVVIEALDEAGIDRRGIGAVYCGTVSGGPLAAQRIARETGLTGIEAANFENACSSSASAFRHAYLAIAAGAVDCAVVVGAEQLTRLGGGPLDLGDEDVEAANGLTMPALYAMRAQRYMHEFDLSARDLAQIAVKARANGALNPYAQIRSTISVDEVLSSRQVASPLTLHQCCPLGDGAAAVVLAASDLPIANRQGAVKILASHLTSGRYMQGGRDMTTPEVTMRCASETYESCGIGPSDIDLVECHDAFTIAELLYYEALGFAAHGDGAGLIRDGQTALNGRIPFNPSGGLLCRGHPLGASGIAQIVEITRQLQGRCGARQVAQDKPRGPRIGLAHITGGGAYGFDHGACAIHILGR comes from the coding sequence ATGAGCGTGACGAGCGGTTTGAGGAGTGTGAGCGTCGTTGGCACAGGCATGATTCGTTTTGGACGTTTCCCGGAAGTGAGTCTTTCCCAACTCGCCGCGCCAGTGGTCATCGAGGCACTTGATGAAGCCGGAATCGATCGACGAGGCATCGGCGCTGTCTATTGCGGTACGGTATCCGGTGGTCCGTTGGCTGCCCAACGCATCGCACGGGAGACGGGGCTGACCGGCATCGAAGCGGCGAATTTCGAAAACGCCTGCTCGTCGTCAGCGAGCGCATTTCGGCACGCCTACCTCGCGATTGCCGCAGGTGCGGTGGATTGTGCAGTCGTGGTTGGAGCAGAGCAATTGACTCGTCTCGGAGGCGGGCCACTTGACCTGGGCGATGAGGATGTCGAGGCGGCGAACGGATTGACGATGCCGGCGCTGTATGCAATGCGCGCACAGCGCTACATGCATGAATTCGATTTATCAGCCCGCGATCTCGCGCAGATCGCTGTCAAGGCCAGGGCGAACGGAGCGCTCAACCCCTACGCACAGATCCGCAGCACCATCTCAGTGGATGAAGTGCTCAGCAGCCGGCAGGTGGCCTCGCCGCTGACTTTGCATCAGTGCTGCCCGCTCGGCGACGGCGCAGCCGCGGTGGTGCTCGCAGCCTCCGACCTTCCCATTGCGAATCGGCAAGGCGCCGTGAAGATTCTTGCGTCCCATCTGACGTCGGGCCGTTATATGCAGGGAGGGAGGGATATGACGACTCCCGAAGTCACGATGCGTTGCGCGAGCGAAACCTACGAATCCTGCGGTATCGGCCCTTCCGACATCGATCTCGTCGAGTGTCACGACGCCTTCACCATCGCCGAATTGCTGTACTACGAAGCACTGGGTTTTGCCGCCCACGGAGACGGGGCGGGTTTGATCAGAGACGGTCAAACGGCGCTGAACGGACGGATCCCGTTCAACCCGTCCGGCGGTCTGCTCTGCAGGGGCCATCCGCTTGGAGCGTCAGGGATCGCGCAGATCGTCGAAATAACACGCCAGCTGCAGGGTCGCTGCGGCGCGCGGCAGGTCGCGCAAGACAAGCCACGCGGTCCACGAATCGGGCTGGCGCACATCACCGGTGGAGGTGCCTACGGCTTCGATCACGGTGCGTGCGCGATACACATTCTTGGAAGGTGA
- a CDS encoding Zn-ribbon domain-containing OB-fold protein translates to MNGFRRLGTASVVRGGKGWSLLGAKCSDCETPIYPVLTVCPQCGGRDFVASPLPAIGTLYCHSVVHMGPRGVDTPYTVGYVDLSDGLRVFGRIEMQVGAVQTGQQLELRVQPVNKQASQFIYFFTAPGEVSQQANS, encoded by the coding sequence GTGAACGGTTTCAGACGATTAGGGACAGCCTCAGTTGTAAGAGGCGGGAAGGGCTGGTCATTACTAGGGGCGAAGTGCTCCGATTGCGAAACGCCGATCTATCCGGTACTCACCGTGTGCCCACAATGCGGCGGTCGTGACTTCGTCGCGTCGCCATTGCCGGCGATCGGCACCCTTTACTGCCACAGCGTGGTGCATATGGGACCAAGAGGCGTCGACACGCCCTACACCGTCGGGTATGTGGACCTGAGCGATGGTCTGCGGGTTTTCGGGCGCATCGAAATGCAGGTTGGCGCCGTACAGACGGGACAGCAGCTCGAATTGCGAGTGCAGCCAGTAAACAAGCAAGCGAGCCAATTCATCTATTTCTTTACCGCACCCGGTGAAGTTTCCCAGCAGGCAAATTCATGA